The Megachile rotundata isolate GNS110a chromosome 11, iyMegRotu1, whole genome shotgun sequence genome includes a region encoding these proteins:
- the LOC100875818 gene encoding sulfhydryl oxidase 2, with product MRSREGNMERFGVDLLLRLWLIGTIIVSCNAAVSKRSYESQIPTQGLYNASDNVVILNVTNLKSSIYGDTKGWLVEFYNSWCGYCVRFAPLWKDIANDIYGWRDIVVIAAIDCAADENNQICREYEVMYYPLIKYFSVNANPSSLGLTMAKFDSVEEFRHNLTDLLVKEQQEGRGTSWPNITPYRNYEITNIWKWVPNTVKYYFLLFEKTDSHLGAEVILDMHKITTIQIRRVLSDNELLCETNKITNFPSLIVFSRNETQKFLKIKVATRDGIYNTIKEFVASKGENIDEISSTKSHSMEFENRNPQTNNSKHLQVTTKPQSTEITNDYLYQLDLENTIRYSISHEIPLHKTIKGEKMDALKKYLNVLAEYFPLRHGNIFLETIYDVVKKRDNISGEEFSQIIKSIEEEMSPIYSGPSQWVGCKGSKEGYRGYPCGLWTMFHMLTVNYAIIRKSTEHEPRKILEAMYGYIKYFFGCADCSQHFVQMATKNKIFDVSNDNESILWLWSAHNEVNARLAGDATEDPKHKKVQYPIIEHCPNCRFDNGTSWNEENVLKYLTAKYSYKGINYYGSVEQNKNTGSKMKIRQERLVLSKYTSNKKIGWDFTIFDISICVVLYIASAVILILVCIKFAVKRTYRKRAYISLLGKV from the exons ATGCGTTCGAGAGAAGGAAATATGGAACGTTTTGGTGTTGATTTGTTATTGAGATTATGGTTAATTGGTACAATAATTGTGAGTTGCAATGCAGCAGTATCAAAAAGATCCTATGAAAGTCAAATTCCGACCCAAGGATTATACAATGCCAGTGATAATGTAGTTATTTTAAACGTTACTAATCTTAAATCCTCTATCTATGGTGACACAAAAGGTTGGTTAgttgaattttataatagttGGTGCGGTTATTGTGTCCGATTTGCACCTTTATGGAAagatattgctaatgatatttACG gaTGGAGAGATATTGTAGTAATCGCTGCAATAGATTGTGCAGCAGATGAGAATAATCAAATTTGTCGTGAATATGAAGTTATGTATTATCCACTGATTAAATACTTCTCTGTAAATGCAAATCCATCGTCATTAGGTTTGACAATGGCAAAATTTGATAGTGTTGAAGAGTTTAGACATAATTTAACTGATTTGTTGGTAAAAGAACAACAAGAAGGACGGGGAACTTCATGGCCTAACATTACACCATATAG aaattatgaaataacaaatatttggaAATGGGTGCCAAATACTGTGAAATATTACTTTCTATTGTTTGAAAAGACAGATTCACATTTGGGTGCAGAAGTAATATTAGATATGcataaaattacaacaatacaAATAAGAAGGGTATTGTCTGATAATGAATTACTCTGTGAAACAAATAagattaccaattttccaagtttgatAGTTTTCAGTCGTAATGAGACACAGAAGTTTCTCAAAATTAAAGTAGCCACAAGAGATGGTATATATAATACTATCAAAGAATTCGTGGCTTCTAAAGGTGAAAATATAGATGAAATAAGCTCTACAAAGAGTCATTcaatggaatttgaaaatcgtaATCCACAAACCAATAATTCAAAACACTTACAAGTAACAACAAAACCGCAGAGCACAGAGATTACTAATGACTATCTGTATCAACTAGATTTAGAAAATACTATAAGATATTCCATTAGTCATGAAATTCCATTACATAAAACAATAAAGGGCGAAAAAATGGATGCattaaaaaagtatttaaatgtATTAGCTGAATATTTTCCTCTAAGACATGGCAACATCTTTCTGGAAACAATTTATGATGTTGTTAAAAAAAGAGACAATATATCAGGAGAAGAATTTAGCCAGATAATAAAATCTATAGAAGAAGAAATGTCTCCAATATATTCTGGTCCTTCACAATGGGTTGGATGCAAAGGGAGTAAAGAAGGATATCGTGGATATCCATGTGGTCTTTGGACAATGTTCCATATGTTAACAGTTAATTATGCTATTATAAGAAAGAGCACTGAACATGAACCAAGAAAGATATTAGAAGCAATGTATGGTTATATAAAATACTTCTTTGGATGTGCTGATTGCTCACAACATTTTGTACAGATGgctaccaaaaataaaatatttgatgtttCTAATGACAATGAGAGTATTTTATGGCTATGGTCAGCACATAATGAAGTAAATGCAAGATTAGCAGGCGATGCTACGGAAGATCCGAAACATAAAAAAGTTCAGTACCCCATAATTGAACATTGCCCAAATTGCAGATTTGATAATGGTACTTCTTGGAATGAAGAAAATGTTTTGAAATATCTCACGGCAAAATATAGTTACAaaggaataaattattatgGTTCAGTTGAACAGAATAAAAATACTGGTAGTAAAATGAAGATAAGACAAGAAAGACTGGTGCTTAGTAAATATACGAGCAACAAGAAGATTGGATgggatttcacaatttttgataTAAGTATTTGTGTTGTTTTATATATTGCATCTGCTGTTATACTTATATTAGTTTGCATAAAATTTGCGGTAAAAAGAACATACAGAAAAAGAGCTTACATCAGTCTACTTGGcaaagtataa
- the tra2 gene encoding transformer 2 isoform X4: MSDIERSGSRSASPRRPRTADGGLRDSRSHSRSRKSRERKESHRPVKEYSRSRSRSVSRGRKSYRSSKYASAGHRGSSRSRSRTPYRGGRYSRSRSRSYSRSRYSRERDRNIYRSHSRSPMSSRRRHVGNRDNPNPSRCLGVFGLSIFTTEQQIYHIFSKHGPVERVQVVFDAKTGRSRGFCFVYFESAEDAKVAREQCTGMEIDGRRIRVAFSITQRAHTPTPGIYMGKPTHLHDRGWDGPRRREGSYRRSPSPYYSRRRSRYDRSRSRSYSPRFESRGIG; the protein is encoded by the exons ATGAGTGACATCGAG AGAAGCGGTAGTCGCAGTGCAAGTCCTCGGAGACCACGAACAGCAGATGGAGGATTAAGAGATTCACGTTCACATTCAAGATCACGCAAATCGCGTGAACGCAAAGAATCTCATCGGCCAGTGAAAGAATATTCCAGATCAAGAAGTCGTTCTGTATCCAGAGGAAGGAAGTCATATCGCAGTAGCAAGTACGCTAGTGCAGGTCATCGTGGTAGTAGTCGCAGTCGTAGTCGTACTCCTTACAGGGGTGGACGATACTCTCGAAGCAGATCTCGTTCATACTCTCGCTCACGTTATTCCCGCGAACGTGATAGGAATATTTATCGTTCACACTCTCGCAGTCCAATGTCTTCTAGACGACGCCATGTTGGTAACAGGGACAATCCTAATCCCTCTCGATGCTTAGGTGTATTTGGACTTTCTATTTTCACTACTGAACAGCAAATATATCACATCTTTTCCAAACACGGACCCGTCGAACGAGTGCAAGTTGTATTTGATGCAAAG ACTGGACGTTCCAGAGGATTCTGCTTTGTATATTTTGAATCAGCTGAAGATGCTAAAGTTGCAAGGGAACAATGTACAGGAATGGAAATAGACGGCCGAAGAATAAGGGTGGCCTTCTCAATCACACAGCGAGCTCATACGCCTACGCCCGGAATTTACATGGGAAAACCTACACATTTGCACGACAGAGGCTGGGATGGTCCTAGACGTAGAGA AGGAAGTTACCGACGTTCGCCCAGTCCATACTACAGTCGTCGACGTTCGCGCTATGACAGATCCAGATCGCGTTCCTATTCTCCGC GTTTTGAATCAAGAGGTATTGGATGA
- the tra2 gene encoding transformer 2 isoform X2 yields MSDIERSGSRSASPRRPRTADGGLRDSRSHSRSRKSRERKESHRPVKEYSRSRSRSVSRGRKSYRSSKYASAGHRGSSRSRSRTPYRGGRYSRSRSRSYSRSRYSRERDRNIYRSHSRSPMSSRRRHVGNRDNPNPSRCLGVFGLSIFTTEQQIYHIFSKHGPVERVQVVFDAKTGRSRGFCFVYFESAEDAKVAREQCTGMEIDGRRIRVAFSITQRAHTPTPGIYMGKPTHLHDRGWDGPRRRESSYRGSYRRSPSPYYSRRRSRYDRSRSRSYSPRFESRGIG; encoded by the exons ATGAGTGACATCGAG AGAAGCGGTAGTCGCAGTGCAAGTCCTCGGAGACCACGAACAGCAGATGGAGGATTAAGAGATTCACGTTCACATTCAAGATCACGCAAATCGCGTGAACGCAAAGAATCTCATCGGCCAGTGAAAGAATATTCCAGATCAAGAAGTCGTTCTGTATCCAGAGGAAGGAAGTCATATCGCAGTAGCAAGTACGCTAGTGCAGGTCATCGTGGTAGTAGTCGCAGTCGTAGTCGTACTCCTTACAGGGGTGGACGATACTCTCGAAGCAGATCTCGTTCATACTCTCGCTCACGTTATTCCCGCGAACGTGATAGGAATATTTATCGTTCACACTCTCGCAGTCCAATGTCTTCTAGACGACGCCATGTTGGTAACAGGGACAATCCTAATCCCTCTCGATGCTTAGGTGTATTTGGACTTTCTATTTTCACTACTGAACAGCAAATATATCACATCTTTTCCAAACACGGACCCGTCGAACGAGTGCAAGTTGTATTTGATGCAAAG ACTGGACGTTCCAGAGGATTCTGCTTTGTATATTTTGAATCAGCTGAAGATGCTAAAGTTGCAAGGGAACAATGTACAGGAATGGAAATAGACGGCCGAAGAATAAGGGTGGCCTTCTCAATCACACAGCGAGCTCATACGCCTACGCCCGGAATTTACATGGGAAAACCTACACATTTGCACGACAGAGGCTGGGATGGTCCTAGACGTAGAGA aagtaGTTACAGAGGAAGTTACCGACGTTCGCCCAGTCCATACTACAGTCGTCGACGTTCGCGCTATGACAGATCCAGATCGCGTTCCTATTCTCCGC GTTTTGAATCAAGAGGTATTGGATGA
- the tra2 gene encoding transformer 2 isoform X3, with translation MSDIERSGSRSASPRRPRTADGGLRDSRSHSRSRKSRERKESHRPVKEYSRSRSRSVSRGRKSYRSSKYASAGHRGSSRSRSRTPYRGGRYSRSRSRSYSRSRYSRERDRNIYRSHSRSPMSSRRRHVGNRDNPNPSRCLGVFGLSIFTTEQQIYHIFSKHGPVERVQVVFDAKTGRSRGFCFVYFESAEDAKVAREQCTGMEIDGRRIRVAFSITQRAHTPTPGIYMGKPTHLHDRGWDGPRRRDSYRGSYRRSPSPYYSRRRSRYDRSRSRSYSPRFESRGIG, from the exons ATGAGTGACATCGAG AGAAGCGGTAGTCGCAGTGCAAGTCCTCGGAGACCACGAACAGCAGATGGAGGATTAAGAGATTCACGTTCACATTCAAGATCACGCAAATCGCGTGAACGCAAAGAATCTCATCGGCCAGTGAAAGAATATTCCAGATCAAGAAGTCGTTCTGTATCCAGAGGAAGGAAGTCATATCGCAGTAGCAAGTACGCTAGTGCAGGTCATCGTGGTAGTAGTCGCAGTCGTAGTCGTACTCCTTACAGGGGTGGACGATACTCTCGAAGCAGATCTCGTTCATACTCTCGCTCACGTTATTCCCGCGAACGTGATAGGAATATTTATCGTTCACACTCTCGCAGTCCAATGTCTTCTAGACGACGCCATGTTGGTAACAGGGACAATCCTAATCCCTCTCGATGCTTAGGTGTATTTGGACTTTCTATTTTCACTACTGAACAGCAAATATATCACATCTTTTCCAAACACGGACCCGTCGAACGAGTGCAAGTTGTATTTGATGCAAAG ACTGGACGTTCCAGAGGATTCTGCTTTGTATATTTTGAATCAGCTGAAGATGCTAAAGTTGCAAGGGAACAATGTACAGGAATGGAAATAGACGGCCGAAGAATAAGGGTGGCCTTCTCAATCACACAGCGAGCTCATACGCCTACGCCCGGAATTTACATGGGAAAACCTACACATTTGCACGACAGAGGCTGGGATGGTCCTAGACGTAGAGA taGTTACAGAGGAAGTTACCGACGTTCGCCCAGTCCATACTACAGTCGTCGACGTTCGCGCTATGACAGATCCAGATCGCGTTCCTATTCTCCGC GTTTTGAATCAAGAGGTATTGGATGA
- the tra2 gene encoding transformer 2 isoform X8, producing MSDIERSGSRSASPRRPRTADGGLRDSRSHSRSRKSRERKESHRPVKEYSRSRSRSVSRGRKSYRSSKYASAGHRGSSRSRSRTPYRGGRYSRSRSRSYSRSRYSRERDRNIYRSHSRSPMSSRRRHVGNRDNPNPSRCLGVFGLSIFTTEQQIYHIFSKHGPVERVQVVFDAKTGRSRGFCFVYFESAEDAKVAREQCTGMEIDGRRIRVAFSITQRAHTPTPGIYMGKPTHLHDRGWDGPRRREF from the exons ATGAGTGACATCGAG AGAAGCGGTAGTCGCAGTGCAAGTCCTCGGAGACCACGAACAGCAGATGGAGGATTAAGAGATTCACGTTCACATTCAAGATCACGCAAATCGCGTGAACGCAAAGAATCTCATCGGCCAGTGAAAGAATATTCCAGATCAAGAAGTCGTTCTGTATCCAGAGGAAGGAAGTCATATCGCAGTAGCAAGTACGCTAGTGCAGGTCATCGTGGTAGTAGTCGCAGTCGTAGTCGTACTCCTTACAGGGGTGGACGATACTCTCGAAGCAGATCTCGTTCATACTCTCGCTCACGTTATTCCCGCGAACGTGATAGGAATATTTATCGTTCACACTCTCGCAGTCCAATGTCTTCTAGACGACGCCATGTTGGTAACAGGGACAATCCTAATCCCTCTCGATGCTTAGGTGTATTTGGACTTTCTATTTTCACTACTGAACAGCAAATATATCACATCTTTTCCAAACACGGACCCGTCGAACGAGTGCAAGTTGTATTTGATGCAAAG ACTGGACGTTCCAGAGGATTCTGCTTTGTATATTTTGAATCAGCTGAAGATGCTAAAGTTGCAAGGGAACAATGTACAGGAATGGAAATAGACGGCCGAAGAATAAGGGTGGCCTTCTCAATCACACAGCGAGCTCATACGCCTACGCCCGGAATTTACATGGGAAAACCTACACATTTGCACGACAGAGGCTGGGATGGTCCTAGACGTAGAGA GTTTTGA
- the tra2 gene encoding transformer 2 isoform X6, with translation MSDIERSGSRSASPRRPRTADGGLRDSRSHSRSRKSRERKESHRPVKEYSRSRSRSVSRGRKSYRSSKYASAGHRGSSRSRSRTPYRGGRYSRSRSRSYSRSRYSRERDRNIYRSHSRSPMSSRRRHVGNRDNPNPSRCLGVFGLSIFTTEQQIYHIFSKHGPVERVQVVFDAKTGRSRGFCFVYFESAEDAKVAREQCTGMEIDGRRIRVAFSITQRAHTPTPGIYMGKPTHLHDRGWDGPRRRDSYRGSYRRSPSPYYSRRRSRYDRSRSRSYSPRRY, from the exons ATGAGTGACATCGAG AGAAGCGGTAGTCGCAGTGCAAGTCCTCGGAGACCACGAACAGCAGATGGAGGATTAAGAGATTCACGTTCACATTCAAGATCACGCAAATCGCGTGAACGCAAAGAATCTCATCGGCCAGTGAAAGAATATTCCAGATCAAGAAGTCGTTCTGTATCCAGAGGAAGGAAGTCATATCGCAGTAGCAAGTACGCTAGTGCAGGTCATCGTGGTAGTAGTCGCAGTCGTAGTCGTACTCCTTACAGGGGTGGACGATACTCTCGAAGCAGATCTCGTTCATACTCTCGCTCACGTTATTCCCGCGAACGTGATAGGAATATTTATCGTTCACACTCTCGCAGTCCAATGTCTTCTAGACGACGCCATGTTGGTAACAGGGACAATCCTAATCCCTCTCGATGCTTAGGTGTATTTGGACTTTCTATTTTCACTACTGAACAGCAAATATATCACATCTTTTCCAAACACGGACCCGTCGAACGAGTGCAAGTTGTATTTGATGCAAAG ACTGGACGTTCCAGAGGATTCTGCTTTGTATATTTTGAATCAGCTGAAGATGCTAAAGTTGCAAGGGAACAATGTACAGGAATGGAAATAGACGGCCGAAGAATAAGGGTGGCCTTCTCAATCACACAGCGAGCTCATACGCCTACGCCCGGAATTTACATGGGAAAACCTACACATTTGCACGACAGAGGCTGGGATGGTCCTAGACGTAGAGA taGTTACAGAGGAAGTTACCGACGTTCGCCCAGTCCATACTACAGTCGTCGACGTTCGCGCTATGACAGATCCAGATCGCGTTCCTATTCTCCGC GTCGATATTAA
- the tra2 gene encoding transformer 2 isoform X5, whose protein sequence is MSDIERSGSRSASPRRPRTADGGLRDSRSHSRSRKSRERKESHRPVKEYSRSRSRSVSRGRKSYRSSKYASAGHRGSSRSRSRTPYRGGRYSRSRSRSYSRSRYSRERDRNIYRSHSRSPMSSRRRHVGNRDNPNPSRCLGVFGLSIFTTEQQIYHIFSKHGPVERVQVVFDAKTGRSRGFCFVYFESAEDAKVAREQCTGMEIDGRRIRVAFSITQRAHTPTPGIYMGKPTHLHDRGWDGPRRRESSYRGSYRRSPSPYYSRRRSRYDRSRSRSYSPRRY, encoded by the exons ATGAGTGACATCGAG AGAAGCGGTAGTCGCAGTGCAAGTCCTCGGAGACCACGAACAGCAGATGGAGGATTAAGAGATTCACGTTCACATTCAAGATCACGCAAATCGCGTGAACGCAAAGAATCTCATCGGCCAGTGAAAGAATATTCCAGATCAAGAAGTCGTTCTGTATCCAGAGGAAGGAAGTCATATCGCAGTAGCAAGTACGCTAGTGCAGGTCATCGTGGTAGTAGTCGCAGTCGTAGTCGTACTCCTTACAGGGGTGGACGATACTCTCGAAGCAGATCTCGTTCATACTCTCGCTCACGTTATTCCCGCGAACGTGATAGGAATATTTATCGTTCACACTCTCGCAGTCCAATGTCTTCTAGACGACGCCATGTTGGTAACAGGGACAATCCTAATCCCTCTCGATGCTTAGGTGTATTTGGACTTTCTATTTTCACTACTGAACAGCAAATATATCACATCTTTTCCAAACACGGACCCGTCGAACGAGTGCAAGTTGTATTTGATGCAAAG ACTGGACGTTCCAGAGGATTCTGCTTTGTATATTTTGAATCAGCTGAAGATGCTAAAGTTGCAAGGGAACAATGTACAGGAATGGAAATAGACGGCCGAAGAATAAGGGTGGCCTTCTCAATCACACAGCGAGCTCATACGCCTACGCCCGGAATTTACATGGGAAAACCTACACATTTGCACGACAGAGGCTGGGATGGTCCTAGACGTAGAGA aagtaGTTACAGAGGAAGTTACCGACGTTCGCCCAGTCCATACTACAGTCGTCGACGTTCGCGCTATGACAGATCCAGATCGCGTTCCTATTCTCCGC GTCGATATTAA
- the tra2 gene encoding transformer 2 isoform X7, with the protein MSDIERSGSRSASPRRPRTADGGLRDSRSHSRSRKSRERKESHRPVKEYSRSRSRSVSRGRKSYRSSKYASAGHRGSSRSRSRTPYRGGRYSRSRSRSYSRSRYSRERDRNIYRSHSRSPMSSRRRHVGNRDNPNPSRCLGVFGLSIFTTEQQIYHIFSKHGPVERVQVVFDAKTGRSRGFCFVYFESAEDAKVAREQCTGMEIDGRRIRVAFSITQRAHTPTPGIYMGKPTHLHDRGWDGPRRREGSYRRSPSPYYSRRRSRYDRSRSRSYSPRRY; encoded by the exons ATGAGTGACATCGAG AGAAGCGGTAGTCGCAGTGCAAGTCCTCGGAGACCACGAACAGCAGATGGAGGATTAAGAGATTCACGTTCACATTCAAGATCACGCAAATCGCGTGAACGCAAAGAATCTCATCGGCCAGTGAAAGAATATTCCAGATCAAGAAGTCGTTCTGTATCCAGAGGAAGGAAGTCATATCGCAGTAGCAAGTACGCTAGTGCAGGTCATCGTGGTAGTAGTCGCAGTCGTAGTCGTACTCCTTACAGGGGTGGACGATACTCTCGAAGCAGATCTCGTTCATACTCTCGCTCACGTTATTCCCGCGAACGTGATAGGAATATTTATCGTTCACACTCTCGCAGTCCAATGTCTTCTAGACGACGCCATGTTGGTAACAGGGACAATCCTAATCCCTCTCGATGCTTAGGTGTATTTGGACTTTCTATTTTCACTACTGAACAGCAAATATATCACATCTTTTCCAAACACGGACCCGTCGAACGAGTGCAAGTTGTATTTGATGCAAAG ACTGGACGTTCCAGAGGATTCTGCTTTGTATATTTTGAATCAGCTGAAGATGCTAAAGTTGCAAGGGAACAATGTACAGGAATGGAAATAGACGGCCGAAGAATAAGGGTGGCCTTCTCAATCACACAGCGAGCTCATACGCCTACGCCCGGAATTTACATGGGAAAACCTACACATTTGCACGACAGAGGCTGGGATGGTCCTAGACGTAGAGA AGGAAGTTACCGACGTTCGCCCAGTCCATACTACAGTCGTCGACGTTCGCGCTATGACAGATCCAGATCGCGTTCCTATTCTCCGC GTCGATATTAA
- the tra2 gene encoding transformer 2 isoform X1: MSDIERSGSRSASPRRPRTADGGLRDSRSHSRSRKSRERKESHRPVKEYSRSRSRSVSRGRKSYRSSKYASAGHRGSSRSRSRTPYRGGRYSRSRSRSYSRSRYSRERDRNIYRSHSRSPMSSRRRHVGNRDNPNPSRCLGVFGLSIFTTEQQIYHIFSKHGPVERVQVVFDAKTGRSRGFCFVYFESAEDAKVAREQCTGMEIDGRRIRVAFSITQRAHTPTPGIYMGKPTHLHDRGWDGPRRRDSYRGSYRRSPSPYYSRRRSRYDRSRSRSYSPRKFAFSSFTKPNISSLHGYVSPLK; this comes from the exons ATGAGTGACATCGAG AGAAGCGGTAGTCGCAGTGCAAGTCCTCGGAGACCACGAACAGCAGATGGAGGATTAAGAGATTCACGTTCACATTCAAGATCACGCAAATCGCGTGAACGCAAAGAATCTCATCGGCCAGTGAAAGAATATTCCAGATCAAGAAGTCGTTCTGTATCCAGAGGAAGGAAGTCATATCGCAGTAGCAAGTACGCTAGTGCAGGTCATCGTGGTAGTAGTCGCAGTCGTAGTCGTACTCCTTACAGGGGTGGACGATACTCTCGAAGCAGATCTCGTTCATACTCTCGCTCACGTTATTCCCGCGAACGTGATAGGAATATTTATCGTTCACACTCTCGCAGTCCAATGTCTTCTAGACGACGCCATGTTGGTAACAGGGACAATCCTAATCCCTCTCGATGCTTAGGTGTATTTGGACTTTCTATTTTCACTACTGAACAGCAAATATATCACATCTTTTCCAAACACGGACCCGTCGAACGAGTGCAAGTTGTATTTGATGCAAAG ACTGGACGTTCCAGAGGATTCTGCTTTGTATATTTTGAATCAGCTGAAGATGCTAAAGTTGCAAGGGAACAATGTACAGGAATGGAAATAGACGGCCGAAGAATAAGGGTGGCCTTCTCAATCACACAGCGAGCTCATACGCCTACGCCCGGAATTTACATGGGAAAACCTACACATTTGCACGACAGAGGCTGGGATGGTCCTAGACGTAGAGA taGTTACAGAGGAAGTTACCGACGTTCGCCCAGTCCATACTACAGTCGTCGACGTTCGCGCTATGACAGATCCAGATCGCGTTCCTATTCTCCGCGTAAGTTTGCTTTTAGTTCTTTTACAAAACCTAATATAAGCAGTCTACATGGATATGTGTCTCCTTTGAAATAA